The Bacillota bacterium genomic sequence TTGGAAGCCATTGCTCTGGTGCGGCGCCTATTAACGGAGCAGGCTGATTTTGACGCTGAACAAAAGCGATGGAAAGCGTTTGATATTGGATAGGAGGACTAAGGGAGTTTAACCGTTTTATCTTGATGGGCGGCAGCTTATGTAAATTGGCACTTTATCCGACGGATAGTGCTCGATTCAAAAGTTAATTCTGGTTAGATGAATAAAAATGAGTGGCTTTCAGCAGTGGAATCATTATTTAATTGTCAATGTTAGACTTTCGACAATTTGATGACTATAATGATAGGTGACAAGTCTAAAAAAGCGATTAAATGTCGAAAGCATTTCTTCATAAACTGCTTCAGGAAAAACGTACGCTGATGGGAAAAATAATATTCACTTGAGAAGAAAAAAAAGGGGGGGGTGGAGAGGTGAGTCTGCAGCGGCTCTTTACAAAAATAGAAGCTTATTATTCTAAATTCGATCCGAAACTGGTTGAACAAGCCTTTTTTTTCGCCCAGGGTGCCCATGCTGGGCAATTTCGCAACTCCGGAGAAGCCTTTATTCAGCACCCCCTTGAGGTTGCCTGTATCTTAGCCGAACTTGAACTGGATTTAACGACCATCATTGCCGGCTTGCTCCATGACGTTGTAGAGGATACGCGGGTAACCCTGGAAGAAATCGAAGCACAGTTTGGCCCCGAAGTCAGTTTTCTGGTCGCAGGTGTAACAAAATTAGGAAAAATCGAGTACAAGTCTAAGGAAGACACCCACGCGGAAAACCTGCGCCGCATGTTTTTAGCAATGGCGCGGGATATACGCGTGATTTTAATTAAACTTGCGGACCGCCTTCACAATATGCGAACTTTAAACCATCACCCCATCACGAAACAGCGTGAAATTGCTCAAGAGACAATGGAGATCTTCGCGCCCCTTGCCCACCGTTTAGGGATTTATAAGATCAAATGGGAGATTGAAGACCTTGCCTTTCGGCATTTAGAGCCAGAAAAATACTACGATTTGGTGGATCGGATTGCAAAAAAACGGCGCGAAAGGGAGGATTATATTAACCTTGTCATCTCGAAACTCAGAGAAAAGTTAGAAGAGGCGGGGATCAGGGCTGATATTTCGGGAAGACCAAAGAACTTTCACAGTATTTACCGGAAAATGGTTGACCAGGGTAAGGATCTTGTTGAAATTTACGATCTGATTGCTGTAAGGGTTATTGTTGACAATGTCAGGGACTGCTACGCCACTTTAGGTATTGTCCATACGATGTGGAAGCCGATTCCGGGGCGGTTTAAGGACTACATTGCGATGCCGAAGCAAAATATGTACCAATCCCTTCACACCACACTGGTAGGACCTTTAGGCGAGCCTTTTGAGCTTCAGATCAGAACCTGGGAAATGCACCGTACCGCCGAATATGGGATTGCAGCCCACTGGCGCTATAAAGAGGGGGGGCGCCCCTCAGGCTCTCACCTGGAAGAAAAGCTTTCCTGGCTGAGGCAAATTCTCGAGTGGCAACACGATTTAAGGGATGCCAGGGAGTTCATGGAATCTCTGAAAATTGATTTATTTTCAGATGTCGTTTTTGTGTTTACACCCAAGGGAGATGTGGTCGAGCTTCCCGCCGGTTCTGTTCCGATTGATTTCGCCTACCGCATTCATACCGAGGTGGGGCACCGTTGTATTGGAGCTAAGGTAAACGGAAGAATTGTGCCCCTGGATTATCAACTGGGTAATGGCGATATTGTTGAAATCCTTACCTCAAAACAAAGCGGCGGGCCGAGCCGGGACTGGCCTTCGATCGTTAAAACTTCTCAAGCAAAAAACCGGATTCGACAGTGGTTTAAAAGAGAAAGGCGCGAAGAAAACATCCTGAAGGGGCGGGAACTTCTCGAAAAAGAGGTCAAAAGGATCGGAGCGGAACCTACGGACTTCTTTAAACTCGAAGCAATAGAAGACCTCGCACGGCGTTTTGGTTTCCAGAGTGAAGATGATTTGTATGCCGGGATTGGTGACGGAGCTGTTACTGCATCGCAGATCGTAGGAAGGGTGCGGGAAGAGCTTCTTAAAAAGGAAGAGGTAGAGCCTCTCCAACCTTTACCTGAGCCGCAACTTTTAGTAAAAGTACCCGAACAGCCGCGGCCGGTTACGACAGGGATTAAAGTAAAAGGAGAAAAAAATCTGGTTGTTCGTCTTGCTCATTGCTGCAACCCCTTGCCTGGGGACCAGATTATTGGTTATATTACACGGGGGCGGGGTGTTTCTATCCACCGGGTGGACTGCCCGAATATTGCTTACTATTATCACGACGAAACAGAACGGCTGATTGAGGTCAGTTGGGATCAGGAAGCCCCTGCCACCTACCAGGTGGAAATCGAAGTTAAAGCCTTTGACAGGCCGCGCCTGACCACAGATATTATGAATATTATTGCAGATACAAAAACCATTATCAATGCGGTTAACGCGCGGGCAA encodes the following:
- a CDS encoding bifunctional (p)ppGpp synthetase/guanosine-3',5'-bis(diphosphate) 3'-pyrophosphohydrolase, coding for MSLQRLFTKIEAYYSKFDPKLVEQAFFFAQGAHAGQFRNSGEAFIQHPLEVACILAELELDLTTIIAGLLHDVVEDTRVTLEEIEAQFGPEVSFLVAGVTKLGKIEYKSKEDTHAENLRRMFLAMARDIRVILIKLADRLHNMRTLNHHPITKQREIAQETMEIFAPLAHRLGIYKIKWEIEDLAFRHLEPEKYYDLVDRIAKKRREREDYINLVISKLREKLEEAGIRADISGRPKNFHSIYRKMVDQGKDLVEIYDLIAVRVIVDNVRDCYATLGIVHTMWKPIPGRFKDYIAMPKQNMYQSLHTTLVGPLGEPFELQIRTWEMHRTAEYGIAAHWRYKEGGRPSGSHLEEKLSWLRQILEWQHDLRDAREFMESLKIDLFSDVVFVFTPKGDVVELPAGSVPIDFAYRIHTEVGHRCIGAKVNGRIVPLDYQLGNGDIVEILTSKQSGGPSRDWPSIVKTSQAKNRIRQWFKRERREENILKGRELLEKEVKRIGAEPTDFFKLEAIEDLARRFGFQSEDDLYAGIGDGAVTASQIVGRVREELLKKEEVEPLQPLPEPQLLVKVPEQPRPVTTGIKVKGEKNLVVRLAHCCNPLPGDQIIGYITRGRGVSIHRVDCPNIAYYYHDETERLIEVSWDQEAPATYQVEIEVKAFDRPRLTTDIMNIIADTKTIINAVNARAKKNKMALVNLKIEIRDLEHLYAIMQKVSRVSDVLEVHRVVPS